In Triticum urartu cultivar G1812 chromosome 6, Tu2.1, whole genome shotgun sequence, the following proteins share a genomic window:
- the LOC125517481 gene encoding putative UPF0481 protein At3g02645 — MALAQLQAQARFVGVAATNAGVELELDDHQSRWVSQVRRRMEAGAEELGAVAKVFDVPRLLRATKPEAYSPQHFALGPYHYQRTELRDMERYKLAAAKRAEKLFTGDRRFDDLVQKFVKMQEMIRTPYNRFLELNGQTLAWMMAIDTCFLLDFLESYHVDGATDMVSSATNWINAMVRDAMMLENQIPLFLFAGALQLRHASEEAAADAMHAVLDRFIREVCPIKTTALAIAGDIAKHAHLLELLYHFLVPASAVFAEDAAELPPLVPEEVLSLDALEQQIPDYDKVKQACMQVSSLDVAPVRFIKKNLISKPMSAASSLPGMIMRKVPLLSAMAPLLGKFMASTDVEARLKGVNLSTIINSPLAQEIMIPSVAQLAACGVRFMPAPEGMAGIGFDAATATLTLPVLHLDSNTEVILRNLVAYETAAVRGPLVLARYTELMNGIIDTPKDVKILRECGIIFNTMKSDKEAADMWNGMCRAVRPSKVPLLDSVIRDVNAHRNRRAAVKARRFLKRYVFRSWRLLTLLAAVVLLLMTALQTFCTVYDCKRWFGGILELPQITPGGGQ, encoded by the exons ATGGCGTTGGCGCAGCTGCAGGCGCAGGCGCGGTTCGTGGGGGTGGCTGCCACGAACGCCGGCGTGGAGCTGGAGCTGGACGACCACCAGTCGCGGTGGGTGAGCCAGGTGCGGCGGCGGATGGAGGCCGGGGCGGAGGAGCTGGGCGCCGTGGCCAAGGTCTTCGACGTGCCGCGGCTGCTGCGGGCGACCAAGCCCGAGGCGTACTCGCCGCAGCACTTCGCCCTGGGGCCCTACCACTACCAGCGGACTGAGCTCAGGGACATGGAGCGCTACAAGCTCGCCGCAGCCAAGCGCGCCGAGAAGCTCTTCACCGGCGACCGCAGGTTCGACGACCTCGTGCAAAAGTTTGTCAAGATGCAGGAGATGATCCGGACCCCCTACAACAG GTTCCTTGAGTTGAATGGGCAGACGCTGGCATGGATGATGGCCATCGACACGTGCTTCCTCCTCGACTTCCTCGAGAGCTACCACGTCGACGGGGCCACCGACATGGTGTCCTCCGCCACCAACTGGATCAACGCCATGGTGCGCGACGCCATGATGCTCGAGAACCAGATCCCGCTCTTCCTCTTCGCGGGCGCGCTCCAGCTCCGCCACGCCTCCGAGGAGGCCGCCGCCGACGCCATGCACGCCGTCCTGGACCGCTTCATCAGGGAGGTGTGCCCCATCAAGACCACCGCGCTTGCCATCGCCGGCGACATCGCCAAGCACGCGCACCTGCTGGAGCTCCTCTACCACTTTCTCGTGCCCGCCTCGGCCGTCTTCGCGGAGGACGCCGCGGAGCTCCCGCCGCTGGTCCCAGAGGAGGTTCTCTCCCTCGACGCGCTCGAGCAGCAGATTCCGGACTACGACAAGGTGAAGCAGGCGTGCATGCAGGTGTCCAGCTTGGACGTGGCGCCTGTGCGGTTCATCAAGAAGAACCTCATCTCCAAGCCGATGAGCGCGGCTTCGAGCCTCCCGGGGATGATCATGCGCAAGGTGCCGCTGCTGTCGGCGATGGCGCCGCTGCTCGGGAAGTTCATGGCTTCGACGGACGTCGAGGCGCGGCTCAAGGGCGTGAACTTGTCCACCATAATCAACTCGCCGCTGGCGCAGGAGATCATGATCCCGTCGGTGGCGCAGCTGGCCGCGTGCGGCGTGCGGTTCATGCCGGCTCCAGAGGGCATGGCAGGGATCGGCTTCGACGCGGCCACGGCGACGCTGACCCTGCCGGTCCTCCACCTCGACAGCAACACGGAGGTGATCCTCCGCAACCTGGTGGCATACGAGACGGCCGCCGTGCGCGGGCCGCTCGTGCTGGCGCGGTACACGGAGCTGATGAACGGCATCATCGACACCCCCAAGGACGTGAAGATCTTGAGAGAGTGTGGGATCATCTTCAACACCATGAAGAGCGACAAGGAGGCCGCGGACATGTGGAACGGGATGTGCCGGGCAGTGCGGCCGAGCAAGGTGCCGCTGCTGGACAGCGTGATCAGGGACGTCAACGCGCACCGGAACCGGAGGGCGGCCGTGAAAGCGAGAAGGTTTCTCAAGCGCTACGTGTTCAGGTCGTGGAGGCTGCTCACGCTGCTCgccgccgtcgtgctgctgctcaTGACGGCGCTGCAGACATTCTGCACCGTCTACGACTGCAAGCGCTGGTTCGGCGGCATACTGGAACTGCCGCAGATAACGCCCGGAGGAGGGCAGTAG